In Synchiropus splendidus isolate RoL2022-P1 chromosome 15, RoL_Sspl_1.0, whole genome shotgun sequence, the genomic stretch CTCTCATTCTTCTGGCCCTGTGCGCTGTGGCATGTGAGTGTTCAGCTCCGGACTGTTGATCAGCCTTCGGTGCGTTAACTGGCTTTTTCTTTCAGTCGCTGCCCCCATCGACGAGGACGACAAGATCGTGGGCGGGTACGAGTGCAGGAAGAACTCAGTGCCCTACCAGGTGTCGCTGAACTCTGGCTACCACTTCTGCGGAGGCTCCCTGATCTCCAGCACCTGGGTGGTGTCCGCCGCTCACTGCTACAAGTCGTAAGGACGCTCAGGGTGAGACGACGTGTCGCTCGGCTGCAGACGCTCACCTCTTCTTTGCCGCCCGCAGCCGCATCCAGGTGCGTCTTGGTGAGCACAACATCGCCGTCAGCGAGGGCACCGAGCAGTTCATCAACTCCGCCAAGGTCATCAGGCACCCCAGATACAGCAGCCGCAACCTGGACAACGACATCATGCTGATCAAGCTGAGCAAGCCCGCCAGCCTCAACAGCTACGTCCGCACCGTGTCCCTGCCCTCCAGCTGCGCCAGCTCCGGCACCAGGTGTCTCATCTCTGGATGGGGCAACATGAGCAGCTCTGGAAGTGAGAGTCTCtctgtcacacctgtcctcGCTTCACTCCTGGAGACTCATGTCCATCGTGTGCAGGCAACTATCCTGACCGTCTGAGGTGCCTGGACGCCCCCATCCTGAgcgacagcagctgcaggagctccTACCCCGGACAGATCACCTCCAACATGTTCTGCGCTGGATTCCTGGAGGGAGGCAAGGACTCTTGCCAGGTAACCACGTCGGCCGCCGCTCCAACGTTTTGTCTGCCACATCAGCTCACGCTTGTGCTTCCAGGGCGACTCCGGTGGCCCCGTGGTCTGCAACGGCCAGCTGCAGGGTGTGGTGTCCTGGGGATACGGCTGTGCCCAGAGGAACAAGCCTGGAGTCTACGCCAAGGTCTGCAACTACAACTCCTGGATCCGCAGCACCATGTCCTCCAACTAAAGCCGCCAAATGGCAATAAGTTGTTCGATACGAGTCTCTGCAATCCATGAATAAATCCATGAAAAAATATTGTAGAGTGAATTCCATTTTTCAAAGATCCAAATCGTGTCACGTCACCTGGTTTGATCAGAAGATGGAACTTCTAGATGGCTGGTGGAACAGAAGCTTGTGATGTGGCGAGATGATCGGGGCGCACCACAGGCATTACCATCAACATGTATCTTCATGTGTGACTCTCTGacagataaaaacaaatgtggaaAGATATCTAGACTGATAAATTAGCAGGTCAACACCAGTgggacacacatgcacttggCTCTTAACTGCTGAAAAAGTCAGTTGGCTCCCAGAAACAGGAGCCCAAAACAAGACTTGGAGCAGTATGGATTACAAAACAAGCATTTATTGTTTTAACCTAAGCAGCAAACTGTACAAGAACATGTACAAGGCAGAGGCGAAATGTACAAAAACAAGTCTCCGGATTTTCACAGGGCACGTACAGGATAAGATACTTGGACTCTCTAATTCGCTCTCATGTATCTCTTTGGAACAGCTCTCAAACATCGTTTCAGTGGAGACAGAATGAACATTAGCTGATGCAATAGTTGAGCAACTGCAGTCCAAATCAGCACCAGGAGGGGCACACTTCAGCATGATGAAACGGTCAGCAATTTGTCAACACTTGGACCAACACTCGACGTAATATCCCACACATATTGgtgaatgcaaataaaaaaagtgcaaaACATACTGAAGCATTGATATAACTTGTTGGCTTAGCAGCACAGGGGCAGTGCTGGGCGGCCATCGCAGACATTCATTTATGTTGGGATCATGGTCGGCCCAAGGCTGGTTTAATCATGTTCAGGGGCATTTTGAATGATGGCTTATCAGTGGAAatgatttttattgttattaataataagaATGTACCAATAACTGAGTTTAAGGCAAAGAGCTCCAACTTCTCCCAAATGTTTGGTTGACCTCTGCGTGTTTCAGATGATGAGGTCCTGCTGGACCCACAGTGTTAAAGTGCAAATCTAATTTGTCAAATTTCACGTGGAATATTGAAATTCACTTGAAATAAGCAACGAAATGTGGCAGTTCATTTTAAGATCCTCTGTTAAGATCTCTGTCGAATACAGTTTAGGTGAACATGGAATTggtgactgaaaaatgttccctgcgGAAGAAACTCGAGACTAACCTCTGTGATTTCTGatcattttattctattttttattgattttttctGTAATTAATGAATAGAATAGGAGCTTTTTAAAGTTTAACTTTGAAGTGCAAGACAGTACAAATACCCCAACAGAGAATCCATAGGAAAATATCTCCCTCTCAGGGTTACAGCTGTCTTATTCCAAGTTATCTTACCAAAGCAATTGTCACTTGTTCCGTCTTCTGCTGAGTatcatttttttcccagcaCATGGAGCTGTGACTGGGTGAAGCAGGGTGGAAGCGGGTCCCAGgcctccttgggtgcccacagTGAACAGTAAGACCAAACAAACCGCCCAGCACCAGCAGGTTAGAGTGCAGATTCATTCACACCTGTCCTCGCGCATGCTTCAAGTAGTGATGATAGAGTTCTGAAATGGCATATTCCCCGCCACAGACAGCACACTGACCCACCGGAGAGGAGTCTCCCCGCGATGGAGGAATGCGTTTTCTCAAAGTTTGCGATCTGTCAAGTGCACTTTTGGTTTCATGAACTGGTTTGAAAGGAGCCTCCTGCTGAGAAGACAAGCTGGGTCGGGGGTTGTGGCTGGGGGGAGAGGTGGTGTTAGACTGGTGCTCCACGGacaggtccaggtccagatgCGGGGCAGCAGAAAGGCAGGGCTGGTGTGAGAAGAGCAGGTCCAGAGTCTTGAAGCAGCTCCTGCACTGCTCGCATTCGTACGGCAGGACGACTTTTCTGGGTCTGGACGCCGTCCACTTGAACCCCGGGTGACCGCTCATGTGTTTTTTGTAGGACCCCGCAAATCTGAATCCGTGACCACACAGTGAGCACCTGAAGCGCCCGCGCTGCTGCCGGTGCAGCCGCTGGTGGAGCCAAACTCTCCTCCAGTTTTCAAAAGTCTTCCCACAGTGGACACACGAGAAGCTTTGACCACGGGCAGCGTGGCTGAGCATGTGAGCCCGGAGACGACCCATATTTCTGAACAGACGGCCGCACCTCTGACAGGAGAACTTCCTCGGATCTGACCCGTTGTCTAGTCCATTTAACTTTGACACAAAGTAGGAGACGTGAGGGGTGACTGGAGGCTCCAATGACTTCTTTAGAGCTCCTTTTTGGAGCTTGATCTGGGCAGGCTGCGCTTGAGATAAATCTGTCTTTTTCGCAACAGCACGAGAACCTAGGTTTTGTGAGGACGAATGCCTTTTTCTTGGAACAGAGAACCGAAAGTAGGATATGATTTCCTCATCTTTGATTGTAGACCCCAGGTTGCCCCGGCCACAGTAAATTCGGTGAGTGATGTATTCAGACTCCACAGGGAAGAGTTTGTCACACGACAAACAGCGGAACAGTTTGGCACCTGCGTGGTTTCTCATGTGGCTGTTGAAGACCTGCAGGCTGCCGAAGACATTTTTGCAGATGTGGCAGGTGTAGGTGAGCGTTCGGGTTACCGCTGCTCGGCTGGAGGCGCTGTTTCGTTTCCCAGGAGGTCCGCACGAGTGGTTTTTAGCATTGCTGTAGTGCGCAAAGGATTTCTGACAGCCGGTGCAGTTGTAGCGCTTGACAGACCAGTGCGTCAGCTCATGCACTCGGAGGAAATACGGCTGACCGAAGGCCTTGCCACAAATGTCGCACTTGTACGGCTTCTCCCCGGTGTGCACACGCACGTGTCGGATGAGGGCCGACTGAAATCTGAAGGCTTTTCCGCAATAAGAACAAATTTTATCCTCTGCCTTTTTTGGGGTCACCGGAGGAGGCGTGGCTTCTTCCTGGCTGCTAGGCTCCAACGTTTGAGGGATCACATCATTAATGTGGGTCTTCATGTGTTCGCCATACTCAAAATAGGAAAACTTGATCTTGCAGTACGGACACGGCTGATAGATGTGACTCTTCCCGTGAGTCTTCATGTGAAGGGTTAAGTTGTAGTTCTTGTGAAAAGTTTTACCACATTCAGGACAACGATAAGGCCGCTCTCCGGTGTGAAGGCGCTGATGGAGAACCAACTGAGAAACGTACTGGAACCTGCGACCACACTCGGCACAGTCCAGCACAGACTTCACACCTTTCATGGAGGCGAGCTCCGAGTTGGCCTCGTCTTCAGCATCGACGCCGTCTGCCTCTGCGAGCTCACTGTTTGAAGTCTCTGCACTGTCCGTTTCAGAAACGGGTCCGTTAAGCTCAGGTCGCTGAGGTTCTTGAGACGACAGATTGAGCGGCAGATCCGTGTGATTGGTCTCTTTATCCGGTAGTTTCTCTTCAGAAACCTCAGACATCGTGACACAAGtttgacattgaatttgttctttGAAAACCTCTTCTCTGGGCAGCCCTCGGTCCACCTCACTCCCGGTCGGCGTGTTGTCATTTATACCCAAACCACCTAAAGAAATCGCCCCGTTCTTTTTATCCGATTGGGCGGCACTCGACCAGGCCACATGTCTGTCTTGTTCTGGAGAAGATGACAGAGGCTCCACACCTCTGGCTGGGAGCTCACCTTCCAGCCTGCTGGTCTGGGTCTCCAAAACAGCAGCAtcagaggcaggatccagcacTGCGTCAGTAAggtctttcattttctctggaCCCCAAGTTGGTTTTTACACCACCAGGaatctgacagagaaataaaggCACTTTAGGTCAGATGATGAGCAGAGGAATGCACTGTTTAATATTATATAACACCAACTTcctatcatattttcatttgtaacTGCACTGTTAAGAGTAATATTACTATCTTCGAGAGAGAGCGCCCGAAAAGTTAGGGCCTCCGACAGAATGGAATACTCAGACTTAAATAAACAAGATTCCATAAGAATCCCGAACGATTGAATGGTGGTTAAAACGGTGCGTATCCATGAGAAACATTAATAGCGCTTAAATGGGTGAGTAAACACAGGGCACGCCCCGtaaacacaccaacacagaGGTAGTGTATTGTATTTGGGAGGCAATGAGCAACTTCGAACCCACATCCGCGTCGCTAACAATAACGATGCTAAGCTAAAGCTTCAGCTCCAGGCCAAACCCGAGCTGCTTGGAGAAACTAGTCGGCTTTTCTTGCAGCCAGTCATGCTTCTCGGAACAACACTTTGAGAAGCAGGGGTGTGTAACCGCACAAAAACGTTGCGTGCTTGCCTTGCTGAAGAGTAAACACCGGACCAGAACATGGAGCCATGAAGTGACCGCCGTTAGCCCTGGTGCTTTCACGGGCAGCTCGGACcaacctgctcctcctgtgcGCCGTTACCCGGCTTGCAGAACAAGACATCCAGAAATGGCTTAAAGTCGATTGACATTTTGAGAAACATTCATTTCGTCCCATAGCAATTGCGTGAAAATGAATAAGCAAACAATAGTGTGAATGTCATTTTTTAATAGAAATGAATCACACTGGGCGGACAAGTCATATTTCAATGTAAAGATGCGAAAACACTCGAtatcaaaatcatttttaaaattgctttcatgaacacatTCGTCAAACAGAACTCGTGACCGAACGTCACCTGAACGCCTCACCTCGCAACTGGCTAAGCGTCAGCTCATAGTTCCAAATGTTGCCCTCTACCGTGGCGAGGAAGAAAGGACTGGCGTTCCCGGAGGACGCGGATGAATTTGCACAATttaggggggaaaaaatgaatcGACAATTTCAAATCCGAGATTAGAGGAAATGAATGCTTTATAAATCACAGATGCGCAGATcatttggaaaaaatatttacCAATTAAATCTCGaaagtgttttaaaatatagtttaatgcacaaatgtgttttttttttatttagcaaaaGGTTACAACACAAACGGGCACTGTGGGGAGGGGGTCTCACAGCACATTGGTGTCATGTCTGAAAAACCTATTTACACTTTGCAGCTGATACTGTACTGTAGAACGACCAACAGATGCATCGTCTTCACGAACGTAGGGATTCAACGGTACAGTCATTGCttttattgaacaaaaaaagtgaaagattTACATCACTATCTGCTCTACACTGACGTACATACAGTATGTCGAAAGCCATGGTGCCCCTTATTCCACTGAAATAAAGAACCAGAAAAGTGAGTTGAAACGATAAACGATAACCTTTTAGAACTGACACCCTGACATGACAGGCAGACTTTGTCAAGTTTTAATGGGGACAGATGAGGTCACTTGGTAAATCATCTCCGCTGGTTTGTCCTCGCCGCTTTCAATGATGTAACAATCGTCCTCAACGTCGGAACCGACGGTCACTTTAATGGGAATGACGTCTGTCTCGTCGTCCAAGTTGACCACCGCCACCGGGCTTTTGGTCACGCTGCCGTTGGTGGGAGGGACCGCTTTCTGATCCTTCTTGGTCGGGAATATGTTCGGGCTGGACGCCTTGGCCTCGTTGACCTTGTAAGGCCTCTTGCCAGCCTGCAGCTGCCGAGCCATGAACTCCTTGGCTTTGGGACACTTGTGCCTCTGCAGGAGGTGAGCGCTCTCAAACGGGCTGTGACAGACCTTGCAGTTGAAGCTGTTCGCGCCTGATGATGGCTGCCAGGGTTTGAACTGCACTGCAGTGTTCATGCCCAACTGCTTCGTGGGAACTTGTTGCTGTGTGTTGGGTGAAAGCGGAGTCTTTTTAGACAAGGGAGACTCGGCGTACGGCTTGGCGGGATTCTGACTCTTCAGCTGCGCGGACGAACTGACCTGAGGGCCCTGGCCTTTTTTGGAGTACGCTCCAAGATACTGTTTTTTAGGCAGCAGAACAGAATTGATTTGAGCGGGTGGGCTATTTTTGGTCGCAGGACTGGGCTGTTTGCTTCCCAGGAACCCTGGTGAGGCTAGGAGGGgattctgctgactcagcggtCTTGCTGTGATGAGTCTGAGTTTGGAAGACCGGCTTGGTGAGTTACAAACATGGAAACGGGGCATCTGCTTCTTGCTGCACAGCAACAGCCCACACCCTATGCAGCCTGAAATTTTATCCGTAAAATGTGAGCTGCTGTGGAAGACGAGAGCGTTTTTGGTCAAAAATGTCTCTCCACACTTGCCGCAGCTAAAAGGCTTAATCGGGACAGAGTTGCTTTCTTtacgcaccaccaccaccggcTGGTAAAGCGTCCAAAGATCCACTGTCGGGGCGCCCAAGCCAAAAACCCCACCCTTCACACTGGTTTCAGGATGTAAAATATTCTCAGACACTGATAGATCCAGGTTGTGcgtttttacattttgttgaGCAGATTTGTACAAAACCTTCTCATTTGACGAGGACACGATGCCCGACTCCGGGACCTTCCAGATAACATCTCCAGACTCCAGTCTTTTcagtttctcctccacctccaagcTTTTTTCAATCCTACGCTTCTTGATGGTTTGGTGGTGGAGCATTTGATGGCCTGTCTGATGTGTGGTGCTGTGGTAGAGCATGTCAGGGTAATTGGAGAACTCTGTTCCACAGGAGCAGATGTAATTTGCTGACGGACACACATGTTCTTCCAGGAATTTCCGATTTGCAAATATCTTGTCACAGCTGAAGCAAATCCTGTCAGCATCCATCAACCTCCCCTCCGAGCGCCCTCTGTTGGCCCCCTTTACATCCATGGACGGGTCTCCCTGGACACACCTTTCCTGTTGAGGGGAACATGCAAGTTATCTTAAGAAGCAAGGATTAGCTTGGTTATTGAATCCAGATCCTGTTTCTGAGCAGAGGTCCCGATGTGCTCCAGCCTAGCAAGCAGTGAGACACTTTAGCTCCAGTATTTTACATGCAGAAGGTTCTTGCACCACGTTACAGCACAATAACAGCATTGTATATTAATGAAGAGTAACACTTAGAGCGTTATGAGATAACAGTGCATTCACCAAGACCGAGACTGAAGGTTCAATTATTTGTGAATTTCATTTCTGCCCTGATCACCCAGCCCCAATTACAAGTCACACTTAATGATCGAACTCTCAGTGTAGGAGGCCCAGCTCTCAGAACAGAGAGCTAGAACATGTTACCTGTTTAATTTGCCCCACATTTCTGAAGGAAATCAATGCATGGCACAGTTGCTGAACATTTCTCTTGGGATTATAAACATAAAATCAAAGCCATTTAGAGACAACTGTGACGTCACTACAAAAGTGACATTAAAGTTGTCTAGAAATTGCAGTAAGACtacattcatttaattttttggaaaaaaaacaatcatgataTTGATTTGCTATGAAATCATTGAGGAATGAGTTGTTAAAAGAAGTGCGCCCTGTTCAAGATGATCTCCAAAATGGTTGTGATTCAAGGAAAGAATGATGGGGGACAGAAGACATTTATGACAATTGAGATTGCGACGGACAGACATGTGCGGCAGAAATGCCAAATTAATTACAGAGATTAAAGAACCAGTCGTGGTGAGAAGACGTGGTAGGTGTCAGTGAAGCGGTATGAGAAGCTTCCTATAGTCTTGCCTAATGTATAGCACTATGACTTGTTCTGTGTTCTTGATGACACAAGTAAACAATCCAAGATTTCCCAAAGTCATTTGCCTCAAGTAGTCGATCCAATATGGCTACTCTCGGTCTATTAAACCCACGCTGTAATATTCATGTGACAGATACTAAGGTTTACAGTGTTGTGAAAACGATTCGTTTATCTTCACACTGGACATATTCTTTGACATGGCAGGGCAGTGACAGAGGCGACATGCTCACAGGTTGCAGTCACTTCAGAACTCGGATCCAGTGTCTTTGTCATGAAGATTGGTGTTGTTACAGGGCAGGGGCACTTGCATTGACTCCCTCACAACTAAAGCTAAGGCTCAGGtgagtgaaaacagtgacatCATGAGCACAAACACGCCTGGCAGAGCAGTGACTTTAACCATCAGGAACGGTTATCACACGTCTGGGTCCAATAACCACCTTGTAATGACACACACAGTGAACACTATATCATCGAAATGAGACTGAGCtggacagacaaacagaaacgCTCGTGAGTGTCAGAAGCCGGACAGACGGGCCGAAAACTGACACTGAAATCACTGcggaaaacaactgaaaagacGGAGTTGTTTCCATGAATGTATTCAGCCAATTAACACGCTTTACTAataaatattttccattttagCCTGCTGGCAAAACGTTGTGTGACGAATTCACTGCTGCAGTGCTAACAGCTTGgcatgctaacgttagcctagCCGAACACAATAGTAAATGCTCACCTTTGCATGGGATATGGACTACTGCGTGGCGATGTTTCAGCGCGTCCACGGCACACGTATCTCCCGGTGTCTCCAGCGTTCTCACGGGGAAGAAGGTGACCTTATTAGCCGGTGTTTATGACGCTCGAACATCGATATGCAGGAGCGAAAATACAGGAAAGACCCCCTTCTTCTTGGATGGCGCGAATCGATACGACTTCCTGTTGATGCTCTGCCACCTACAGGTCGGATGTAGTATTGCACTGATATCAGTTCCCAGTGAATTTTAACAGATTAGATATCTGTTCCAGTGTATTCACGGTTTTACCATCCTGCAAAACTAGCTCGAACAAACACCATTATATTACTCAGCAGGATCCATGTGTTTCCAGAGGTCTGTGTTCATGGGACAGTTTTGCAAGATAAGGTTAATCTGGTGGAGCTATACTGAAAAAGATTACACAttgcacatttaaaaatatctgaTTTTTAGTCAAAAGATGTGTCACTAAAGGTTTTGAGACATTCCTCTCCATGTATGTTACATAGAACAACTTAAGGCAAAGTCTTTagatgctgcaaaaaaaaagaaagaaaggtctGAAACTGAGTAGGTCCCCGGATAAATTTTAGGTAGAATtgtgaaacattgaaaatgAAGACTAAAATGTTGCTGAAAGATATTGAAAGCTTCCTATTCTTTTGGTTTAACATGGAATGAAACATGAAGCCTTCCAGTCATGAATGGAGCATGTACAAAAAGTTTAGTGTGTGTagattttcattgaaaatatacATGGACGATTTCAAAAGGGTCAGAAATCAGTATTTGCATTTATTGTCAcatgtattaaaatgaaaagcagacAAATGCATAACCTTGAATTGGTGCAAATATCCACCGGTCAAGAGGTCTGGTTATTTGTTCAAACACAGAACTGTAGTTCAAACTCCCATGATGGCTAAGGAAATGTAAAAAGCCTTAGACGTCATATCTCTATAAAGTATTAGACAAAATGTGACAGATGTGGTTGTTGTAAATC encodes the following:
- the si:dkeyp-84f3.9 gene encoding zinc finger protein 79, yielding MKDLTDAVLDPASDAAVLETQTSRLEGELPARGVEPLSSSPEQDRHVAWSSAAQSDKKNGAISLGGLGINDNTPTGSEVDRGLPREEVFKEQIQCQTCVTMSEVSEEKLPDKETNHTDLPLNLSSQEPQRPELNGPVSETDSAETSNSELAEADGVDAEDEANSELASMKGVKSVLDCAECGRRFQYVSQLVLHQRLHTGERPYRCPECGKTFHKNYNLTLHMKTHGKSHIYQPCPYCKIKFSYFEYGEHMKTHINDVIPQTLEPSSQEEATPPPVTPKKAEDKICSYCGKAFRFQSALIRHVRVHTGEKPYKCDICGKAFGQPYFLRVHELTHWSVKRYNCTGCQKSFAHYSNAKNHSCGPPGKRNSASSRAAVTRTLTYTCHICKNVFGSLQVFNSHMRNHAGAKLFRCLSCDKLFPVESEYITHRIYCGRGNLGSTIKDEEIISYFRFSVPRKRHSSSQNLGSRAVAKKTDLSQAQPAQIKLQKGALKKSLEPPVTPHVSYFVSKLNGLDNGSDPRKFSCQRCGRLFRNMGRLRAHMLSHAARGQSFSCVHCGKTFENWRRVWLHQRLHRQQRGRFRCSLCGHGFRFAGSYKKHMSGHPGFKWTASRPRKVVLPYECEQCRSCFKTLDLLFSHQPCLSAAPHLDLDLSVEHQSNTTSPPSHNPRPSLSSQQEAPFKPVHETKSALDRSQTLRKRIPPSRGDSSPVGQCAVCGGEYAISELYHHYLKHARGQV
- the LOC128746647 gene encoding trypsin-3-like, which produces MGPGPISSGKDGPRDNKGSEPLSGLLISLRCVNWLFLSVAAPIDEDDKIVGGYECRKNSVPYQVSLNSGYHFCGGSLISSTWVVSAAHCYKSRIQVRLGEHNIAVSEGTEQFINSAKVIRHPRYSSRNLDNDIMLIKLSKPASLNSYVRTVSLPSSCASSGTRCLISGWGNMSSSGSNYPDRLRCLDAPILSDSSCRSSYPGQITSNMFCAGFLEGGKDSCQGDSGGPVVCNGQLQGVVSWGYGCAQRNKPGVYAKVCNYNSWIRSTMSSN